A window of Primulina tabacum isolate GXHZ01 chromosome 4, ASM2559414v2, whole genome shotgun sequence contains these coding sequences:
- the LOC142541615 gene encoding putative xyloglucan endotransglucosylase/hydrolase protein 32 gives MSPLVIFLFSILFYPSQNEAAQGPPSPGYCPTSNIGSTPFGKLYTNRWGPQHQTLDQATLSISLDKTSGSGFKSLNSYSSGYFGSAIMLQPGYTAGVITSFYLSNNEDLPGDHDEIDIEFLGTTEDKPYVLQTNVYMKGSGDGDNIVGREMRFHLWFDPAKDFHDYGILWNPDEIIFLVDDVPIRRYPRKTDATFPLRPMYVYGSIWDASSWATENGKYKADYTFQPFVGKYNDFKTSGCEANTAMSCHPATASPSGSTGLSSQQYAAMAWVQTNYMFYDYCQDLQRNIQLTPECEKNDALYYHV, from the exons ATGTCTCCCCTTGTAATTTTCTTGTTCTCCATTTTGTTTTACCCTTCACAAAACGAAGCTGCTCAAGGCCCACCTTCTCCTGGATACTGCCCTACGTCCAACATTGGTTCGACACCCTTTGGCAAACTGTACACTAATCGTTGGGGTCCTCAGCATCAAACCCTAGACCAAGCGACACTCAGTATTTCGCTTGACAAAACTTCAG GAAGCGGCTTTAAATCTTTGAATTCCTATTCATCCGGCTATTTTGGGTCGGCGATCATGCTACAACCTGGCTACACTGCAGGAGTGATTACATCTTTCTAC CTTTCGAATAATGAAGATCTTCCAGGAGACCACGATGAAATCGACATCGAATTCCTTGGGACAACGGAGGACAAGCCGTATGTGTTGCAGACCAATGTTTACATGAAAGGGAGTGGGGATGGGGACAATATTGTAGGGAGAGAAATGAGATTTCACCTTTGGTTCGACCCCGCCAAGGATTTTCACGACTATGGCATTCTATGGAATCCAGATGAGATCAT ATTTTTAGTGGATGATGTCCCTATTAGAAGGTATCCGAGAAAGACCGATGCCACATTCCCATTAAGGCCAATGTACGTGTACGGATCAATATGGGATGCTTCTTCATGGGCGACCGAAAATGGAAAGTACAAAGCCGACTACACTTTCCAACCTTTCGTCGGAAAGTACAATGATTTCAAGACGAGCGGCTGCGAGGCAAACACTGCCATGTCCTGCCACCCTGCCACAGCCTCGCCATCCGGTTCTACGGGACTGAGCAGCCAGCAATACGCAGCCATGGCATGGGTCCAAACCAACTACATGTTCTACGATTACTGTCAGGATCTTCAAAGAAACATTCAACTCACGCCCGAGTGTGAGAAAAATGATGCATTATATTATCATGTGTGA